From the Lathyrus oleraceus cultivar Zhongwan6 chromosome 4, CAAS_Psat_ZW6_1.0, whole genome shotgun sequence genome, one window contains:
- the LOC127137473 gene encoding U11/U12 small nuclear ribonucleoprotein 31 kDa protein: MSSKKKHKRKHSDNDEDDDFYYYRYCASSSTPNTTTDTTSSNQPQSKPNNKGSSIGGTGAPLAPSKSTLYVSNLDYSLTNSDLHTLFSTFGRIARVTVLKDRHTRLSRGVAFVQFVSRNDAQRAVAEMNKKILNGRTLTASIAADNGRAPEFIRKRVYNTETALCYECGGHGHLSYECPKNQLGPRPRPQPKKPRRGFSGLRDKDGEEEGDEEEEEGCQIAAEQFDDNWASVVDDEAGERLLGRNRNDDEGLDNNKTKKKGKKAGYFSDESDHDDDD, from the coding sequence ATGTCAAGCAAGAAGAAACACAAACGAAAACACAGCGACAACGATGAAGACGACGACTTTTACTACTACCGCTACTGCGCTTCGTCCTCAACCCCCAACACCACCACCGACACCACATCCAGTAATCAACCCCAATCAAAACCGAACAACAAAGGATCATCAATAGGAGGAACAGGTGCACCCTTAGCACCATCAAAATCGACGCTATACGTTTCTAATCTAGATTACTCCCTAACAAACTCCGATCTCCATACGCTCTTCTCTACTTTCGGCCGCATCGCGCGTGTAACCGTTCTCAAAGACCGTCACACGCGCCTAAGCCGCGGTGTCGCGTTTGTCCAATTCGTTTCTCGTAATGACGCCCAACGCGCCGTGGCGGAGATGAATAAGAAGATTCTCAATGGAAGGACTCTAACTGCTTCTATTGCTGCTGATAATGGACGTGCTCCGGAGTTTATTCGGAAGCGCGTGTATAATACTGAGACTGCTTTGTGTTATGAGTGTGGGGGGCATGGTCATTTGTCGTATGAGTGTCCTAAGAATCAGTTGGGGCCGAGGCCGCGGCCTCAGCCTAAGAAGCCGCGACGCGGATTTAGTGGGCTAAGGGATAAGGATGGGGAGGAGGAAGGTGATGAGGAGGAGGAAGAGGGTTGTCAGATTGCTGCGGAGCAGTTTGACGATAATTGGGCTTCTGTTGTGGATGATGAAGCGGGTGAAAGGTTGCTGGGGAGAAACAGAAATGATGATGAGGGTTTGGACAACAACAAGACgaagaagaaagggaagaaaGCTGGGTATTTCAGTGATGAGAgtgatcatgatgatgatgattga